A window of the Armatimonadota bacterium genome harbors these coding sequences:
- the mraY gene encoding phospho-N-acetylmuramoyl-pentapeptide-transferase, producing MLSLVLAYCAAFGITVGTTALLLPMLTRLGARQTVSENAPASHAGKQGTPTMGGLFILIGVLAPAAFWFMVTQPGMHRSAERDYVAPTVLLTMLYFGAIGFIDDLLIVRRGRNLGLKARQKFAMQCVGAVLFVVWLSATGRAGYTTWITVLPPAAHLPIGPLVINLGFWFFPLAAIYLVGMSNAANITDGLDGLLAGIAMIIALALAWQLSGSPEPALGVVAAFVAGSCGGFLWWNCHPARLFMGDTGSLALGGVLASLALAGKQETGLAVASLVLWAELISVILQVGVFQWRKRRYGAQYASDHRLLRRSPLHHHLEELGCPETAVVQRLWLLAALCGSASLLWRLAG from the coding sequence ATGCTTAGCCTGGTACTGGCCTACTGCGCCGCGTTTGGCATAACCGTTGGCACGACGGCGCTGTTGCTGCCGATGCTTACCCGGCTTGGCGCCCGCCAAACGGTCAGTGAGAACGCTCCGGCTTCGCACGCCGGCAAGCAGGGCACACCCACCATGGGCGGCCTGTTCATCCTTATCGGCGTGCTCGCCCCGGCTGCGTTTTGGTTCATGGTGACTCAGCCAGGCATGCACCGATCAGCGGAGCGCGACTATGTGGCGCCGACCGTTCTTCTGACGATGCTGTACTTCGGCGCTATCGGATTCATCGATGACCTGCTCATTGTGCGCCGCGGGCGAAACCTCGGCCTCAAGGCACGGCAAAAGTTTGCCATGCAGTGTGTTGGCGCCGTGCTTTTTGTGGTTTGGCTCTCTGCCACCGGCCGTGCCGGATACACAACGTGGATCACGGTACTGCCGCCGGCAGCCCACCTGCCAATCGGTCCGCTGGTCATCAACCTCGGCTTCTGGTTCTTCCCTCTGGCAGCGATCTATCTGGTCGGAATGTCGAACGCCGCCAATATAACCGACGGCCTGGACGGTCTGCTGGCTGGCATAGCCATGATCATCGCATTGGCGCTGGCATGGCAGCTCAGTGGCAGCCCAGAGCCGGCTCTTGGCGTGGTGGCGGCATTTGTTGCCGGATCGTGCGGCGGGTTTCTGTGGTGGAATTGCCATCCAGCTCGGCTCTTCATGGGCGATACCGGCTCATTGGCCCTCGGCGGAGTCCTTGCGAGTCTGGCGCTAGCCGGCAAGCAGGAGACCGGACTGGCAGTCGCCTCGCTCGTCCTGTGGGCCGAGTTGATCTCGGTGATCCTACAGGTTGGCGTTTTCCAGTGGCGCAAACGCCGGTATGGCGCCCAATATGCCTCGGATCACCGACTGCTGCGGAGGTCTCCACTGCACCATCACCTGGAAGAGCTGGGGTGCCCGGAGACCGCAGTGGTTCAACGCCTTTGGCTGCTGGCGGCCCTGTGCGGGTCTGCATCCCTGCTTTGGAGGCTTGCAGGTTGA
- the murD gene encoding UDP-N-acetylmuramoyl-L-alanine--D-glutamate ligase, whose product MNSGHAMLEIPRGSQREWDGLRVAILGAGRSGTAVAEALARLGAAVNLYDDASESALDAERIAAVRAAGGGIEAPAGIHDNAMADCDLLVVSPGVSVQHRLMQAALRLGIPIWSEVEVAWRLTRARILAVTGTNGKTTVATLAHRMLCSAGFDAALAGNISADAVKQTFTEASRHFTEPQAIIVLELSSFQLENCHTFAPDVAVATNITSDHLDRYATRGAYVAAKARLFARQSSTDAAVLNRDDAGCLEVFGGVPAAQVLWFTRECRLPAAAVGAWVEADRIAARLKPHGQEVFLAELPLPQALEGAHQQENVMAAALAAMSMGATPEAISAALAEFTPVPHRMEPVAFFRGVRYINNSMCTNVDAAIASIRTAHALGPVVAIMGGAAKGESYTELGPSVVPLLKAAITIGQTGPAMAASLRAAGLEAVSAAESLRQAVLDAARLARAGDVVILCPAAASFDMFSNFEDRGTQFRQLANTIAAGEA is encoded by the coding sequence TTGAACAGCGGACATGCGATGTTGGAGATTCCGCGAGGCTCGCAGCGCGAATGGGACGGGCTTCGCGTGGCGATTCTTGGCGCCGGGCGAAGCGGTACTGCCGTGGCGGAGGCGTTGGCACGGCTCGGCGCCGCCGTCAATCTCTACGACGACGCGTCGGAGAGTGCACTGGATGCTGAGCGCATCGCCGCGGTCAGAGCGGCCGGCGGAGGCATCGAAGCGCCCGCTGGCATTCATGACAACGCTATGGCCGACTGCGACTTGCTGGTCGTGAGCCCGGGAGTCAGCGTCCAGCACCGGCTCATGCAAGCGGCGCTCCGACTCGGTATACCGATCTGGAGCGAGGTTGAAGTTGCATGGCGCCTTACACGAGCACGCATTCTGGCAGTGACCGGTACGAATGGCAAAACGACGGTCGCAACGCTGGCACATCGTATGCTGTGTTCCGCGGGATTTGATGCCGCGCTCGCTGGAAACATCAGCGCCGATGCGGTCAAGCAGACGTTCACCGAGGCATCGCGCCACTTCACCGAACCTCAGGCGATAATTGTTCTGGAGTTGAGCAGCTTTCAGCTGGAGAACTGCCACACGTTTGCGCCAGACGTAGCGGTAGCCACTAACATTACCAGCGATCACCTGGACCGTTATGCGACGCGGGGTGCTTATGTTGCTGCCAAAGCGCGATTGTTCGCCCGGCAGAGTTCGACCGATGCTGCCGTGCTGAACCGAGACGATGCCGGCTGCCTGGAGGTGTTCGGTGGTGTGCCGGCAGCACAGGTGCTCTGGTTTACGCGGGAGTGCCGGCTCCCCGCCGCAGCAGTGGGAGCGTGGGTCGAGGCAGATCGGATCGCAGCCCGGCTCAAGCCGCACGGTCAAGAGGTTTTCCTGGCTGAACTTCCGCTTCCACAGGCACTGGAAGGCGCGCATCAGCAGGAGAACGTGATGGCCGCGGCATTGGCCGCGATGTCGATGGGCGCCACACCGGAGGCGATTTCCGCCGCGTTGGCGGAGTTTACGCCGGTGCCACACAGAATGGAGCCCGTTGCCTTCTTTAGAGGAGTGCGCTATATCAACAATAGCATGTGCACCAACGTAGATGCTGCCATTGCTTCAATCCGTACGGCGCACGCGCTGGGTCCTGTAGTGGCTATCATGGGCGGTGCGGCCAAGGGCGAAAGCTATACGGAGTTAGGACCAAGCGTTGTACCGCTGCTGAAGGCTGCGATAACTATTGGGCAAACTGGCCCTGCGATGGCTGCATCTCTGCGCGCGGCTGGGCTGGAGGCGGTATCGGCGGCCGAAAGCCTCCGCCAGGCGGTGCTGGATGCCGCCAGGCTCGCTCGGGCCGGGGACGTTGTGATTCTCTGCCCAGCCGCGGCCAGTTTCGACATGTTCAGCAACTTTGAGGACCGCGGGACTCAGTTCCGACAACTGGCAAATACAATAGCTGCTGGGGAGGCATGA